One segment of Neisseria mucosa DNA contains the following:
- the minD gene encoding septum site-determining protein MinD gives MSKIIVVTSGKGGVGKTTTSASIATGLALRGHKTAVIDFDVGLRNLDLIMGCERRVVYDLINVIQGEATLNQALIKDKNCENLYILPASQTRDKDALTRDGVDKVMKELSSKKMGFEFIICDSPAGIEQGALMALYFADEAIITTNPEVSSVRDSDRILGILQSKSRKAEQGGTVKEHLLITRYSPERVAKGEMLSVQDICDILRIPLIGVIPESQNVLQASNAGEPVIHQDNAAAAEAYKDVIARLLGENREMRFLEAEKKGFLKRLFGG, from the coding sequence GTGTCCAAAATCATCGTAGTAACTTCAGGTAAAGGCGGCGTAGGCAAGACCACTACCAGCGCCAGCATCGCAACCGGCCTGGCCCTGCGCGGCCACAAAACCGCCGTAATCGACTTCGACGTCGGTTTGCGCAACCTCGACCTGATTATGGGTTGCGAACGCCGCGTCGTGTATGACCTCATCAACGTCATCCAAGGCGAAGCCACACTCAACCAAGCCCTGATTAAAGACAAAAACTGCGAAAACCTCTACATCCTGCCCGCCTCGCAAACCCGCGACAAAGACGCACTGACCCGCGACGGCGTCGACAAAGTGATGAAAGAGCTGTCCAGCAAAAAAATGGGCTTCGAATTCATTATCTGCGACTCCCCTGCCGGTATCGAACAAGGCGCACTGATGGCGCTCTACTTTGCCGACGAAGCCATCATCACCACCAATCCGGAAGTATCCAGCGTCCGCGACTCCGACCGCATCTTAGGCATTTTGCAAAGCAAATCCCGCAAAGCCGAACAAGGCGGCACAGTTAAAGAGCATCTGCTGATTACCCGCTACTCCCCAGAGCGCGTGGCCAAAGGCGAAATGCTGTCGGTACAAGACATCTGCGACATCTTGCGCATCCCGTTGATCGGCGTGATTCCCGAATCACAAAACGTCCTGCAGGCCTCCAACGCCGGCGAACCCGTCATCCACCAAGACAATGCCGCCGCAGCCGAAGCCTACAAAGACGTTATTGCCCGCCTCTTGGGTGAAAACCGCGAAATGCGTTTCCTTGAAGCCGAGAAAAAAGGTTTCTTAAAACGACTGTTCGGAGGTTAA
- a CDS encoding glycine zipper 2TM domain-containing protein, producing the protein MKKTFAKTVTLIMLAASLGACANMTQTQRNTAAGAVLGGVAGNLIGGDTGSTLGGAALGGVIGSQVHTRY; encoded by the coding sequence ATGAAGAAAACTTTTGCAAAAACTGTGACCTTGATCATGCTGGCCGCTTCTTTGGGCGCGTGTGCCAATATGACTCAAACCCAACGCAACACTGCTGCTGGTGCGGTATTGGGCGGCGTGGCAGGTAATTTGATTGGTGGCGATACCGGCTCTACCTTGGGTGGCGCGGCTTTGGGTGGCGTTATCGGCAGTCAAGTTCATACCCGCTACTAA
- the minE gene encoding cell division topological specificity factor MinE: MSLLDMLFGRKPKTATVARDRLQIIIAQERAQEGQAPDYLPTLRKELLEVLSKYVNVSLDDIRISQEKQDGLDVLELNITLPEQKKA; encoded by the coding sequence ATGTCACTGCTCGATATGCTGTTCGGCAGAAAGCCGAAAACCGCCACCGTCGCGCGCGACCGCCTGCAAATCATCATCGCGCAAGAACGCGCACAAGAAGGCCAAGCTCCGGACTATCTGCCGACCTTGCGCAAAGAGCTGCTGGAAGTCCTGTCCAAATACGTCAACGTATCATTGGACGACATCCGCATCTCCCAAGAGAAACAAGACGGCTTGGACGTTCTTGAGCTGAACATCACCCTGCCGGAACAAAAAAAGGCTTAA
- a CDS encoding CopD family copper resistance protein — MSIYALAHIIHVYCAIAFVGGVFFEMLVLSVLHTGRVSRESRREVERAMSYRAVRVMPPVVITLFISGIVMVYNRYLPILHHPFDSSFGIMLSIKILLAVSVLVHFVIAVVKMARHTLTVGWSKYIHAVVFSHMLFIVFFAKAMFYLSW; from the coding sequence ATGAGTATCTACGCACTGGCACACATCATCCACGTTTATTGCGCGATTGCCTTTGTCGGCGGCGTATTTTTCGAAATGCTGGTCCTCTCCGTTTTACACACCGGCCGCGTTTCGCGCGAATCGCGCCGCGAAGTCGAACGTGCCATGTCCTATCGTGCCGTCCGCGTGATGCCGCCTGTCGTCATTACCCTGTTCATCAGCGGCATCGTGATGGTGTACAACCGCTACCTGCCGATACTGCACCACCCATTCGACAGCTCCTTCGGCATCATGCTGAGCATCAAAATCCTGTTGGCAGTAAGCGTTTTGGTACATTTTGTCATCGCCGTCGTCAAAATGGCACGGCACACCCTCACCGTCGGCTGGTCGAAATACATACACGCCGTCGTATTCAGCCATATGCTGTTTATCGTCTTTTTTGCCAAAGCAATGTTCTACCTGTCTTGGTAA
- a CDS encoding hydrogen peroxide-inducible genes activator, giving the protein MTLTELRYIVAVAQERHFGRAARRCFVSQPTLSIAIKKLEEELSVSLFDRSSNDIITTEAGERIVAQARRVLEEAELIKHLANEEQNELEGAFKLGLIFTVAPYLLPKLITALRETAPKMPLMLEENYTHILTESLKRGDVDAIVVAEPFQEPGIVTEPLYDEPFFVIVPKGHHFEELDAVTPQLLSEEQVLLLSEGNCMRDQVLASCSELASKQKIQGLTNTLQGSSINTIRHMVASGLAISVMPATALTENDHMLFSIIPFEGTAPHRRVVLAYRRNFVRPKALTALRTAILQSQLTGVTFVNE; this is encoded by the coding sequence ATGACCTTGACCGAATTGCGTTACATCGTAGCCGTCGCACAAGAACGTCACTTCGGACGTGCCGCACGACGCTGCTTTGTCAGCCAGCCCACCCTCTCCATCGCCATCAAAAAGCTGGAGGAAGAGCTGTCGGTATCCCTGTTCGACCGTAGCAGCAACGACATCATCACGACCGAAGCGGGCGAGCGCATTGTCGCCCAAGCCCGCCGGGTTCTGGAAGAAGCCGAACTCATCAAGCACCTTGCCAATGAAGAGCAAAACGAATTGGAAGGCGCGTTCAAACTCGGCCTGATTTTTACCGTTGCCCCCTACCTTCTGCCCAAGCTCATTACCGCGCTGCGTGAAACCGCGCCGAAAATGCCGCTGATGCTGGAAGAGAACTATACCCACATCCTGACCGAGTCGCTCAAACGCGGCGATGTCGATGCAATCGTCGTTGCCGAACCGTTCCAAGAGCCGGGCATCGTAACCGAGCCTCTGTATGACGAACCTTTCTTCGTCATCGTTCCCAAAGGACATCACTTTGAAGAACTCGATGCCGTTACGCCTCAGCTTTTGAGCGAAGAACAAGTGTTGCTGCTGTCCGAAGGCAACTGTATGCGCGACCAAGTGTTGGCAAGCTGTTCCGAATTGGCTTCCAAGCAAAAAATCCAGGGCTTGACCAATACCCTGCAAGGCAGCTCCATCAACACCATCCGCCACATGGTTGCCAGCGGCCTGGCCATCAGCGTCATGCCGGCTACCGCATTGACCGAAAACGACCACATGCTTTTCAGCATTATCCCGTTTGAAGGCACTGCACCGCACCGCCGTGTCGTTTTGGCTTATCGCCGCAACTTTGTCCGTCCGAAAGCACTGACTGCGTTGCGTACTGCCATTTTGCAATCGCAACTGACCGGCGTAACCTTCGTCAACGAATAA
- a CDS encoding ATP-grasp domain-containing protein → MTEQTVLALITCQTYPEPSDNLKTLAAHLETMGVKTVFDAWQNHPSAPFLLPLCAWDYAAEPEAFRQWLEHAGQAGQRFINPPELMAWNMEKTYLCDLAALGAQVIPSVFVPAHKDKLADILKQQGWTEAVIKPAFGQSGKGVVKVCAEALDVDMADYPQGMIVQPYIREIETAGETSLVFFNGAFSHAVRRQPPQGEWRANSAYGVSVFGIEPPEFAVRVAQDVLAALPKMPVYARVDGTLIGDTFLLNELELIEPALYLHTSEGAAERFARVLAGLLE, encoded by the coding sequence ATGACCGAGCAAACCGTTTTGGCACTCATTACCTGCCAAACCTATCCCGAACCGTCGGACAACCTGAAAACATTGGCGGCGCATTTGGAAACCATGGGTGTGAAAACCGTATTTGACGCGTGGCAAAACCATCCGTCCGCGCCGTTTTTGCTGCCTTTGTGCGCATGGGATTATGCCGCCGAACCCGAAGCCTTCCGCCAATGGCTGGAGCATGCCGGGCAGGCGGGGCAGCGTTTTATCAATCCGCCCGAATTGATGGCTTGGAATATGGAAAAGACGTATTTGTGCGATTTGGCGGCGCTCGGCGCGCAAGTAATTCCCAGCGTGTTCGTTCCCGCGCACAAAGACAAATTGGCCGATATTCTGAAACAACAAGGCTGGACGGAAGCAGTTATCAAGCCCGCATTCGGTCAGAGCGGCAAAGGCGTGGTCAAAGTTTGTGCGGAGGCATTGGACGTGGATATGGCGGATTATCCGCAAGGTATGATTGTTCAACCGTATATCCGTGAAATCGAAACGGCGGGCGAAACCTCGCTGGTGTTTTTCAACGGCGCATTCAGCCATGCCGTGCGCCGTCAGCCGCCGCAAGGCGAATGGCGCGCCAACTCGGCCTATGGCGTGTCGGTGTTCGGTATCGAGCCGCCCGAGTTTGCCGTCCGTGTCGCACAAGACGTACTGGCCGCCTTGCCGAAAATGCCGGTTTATGCCCGCGTGGACGGCACACTGATTGGCGATACTTTCCTGCTCAATGAGTTGGAACTCATCGAACCTGCCCTGTACCTGCACACCAGCGAAGGCGCGGCGGAGCGTTTTGCTCGAGTGTTGGCCGGGTTGCTGGAATAG
- the minC gene encoding septum site-determining protein MinC, producing the protein MKPAFDIKTSRLDVLSIHLHTADLTELEEFLRQLAGQSQDEFVPFILDVQDFDHPESIDLGGMISLFARYGMQILGLHHTSDTWAAAAARYHLVFKQGNATQAADTQAAPTPRQAPQPQDVQATVINNPTVLVSTPVRTGQQVYAENGDLIVTGIVSQGAELIADGNIHIYAPMRGRALAGAKGNTNARIFIHSMQAELVSVAGIYRNFEQDLPEHLHKKPVQVSLQDNRLVISAIDAE; encoded by the coding sequence ATGAAACCCGCATTCGACATAAAAACGTCACGTTTGGACGTCTTATCCATCCATCTGCACACCGCAGATCTAACCGAATTGGAAGAATTCCTGCGCCAACTGGCAGGCCAGTCCCAAGACGAATTCGTTCCCTTTATTTTAGACGTACAAGATTTCGACCATCCCGAATCCATCGATTTGGGCGGCATGATTTCCCTGTTTGCCCGTTACGGCATGCAAATCTTAGGGCTGCACCACACCAGCGATACCTGGGCGGCAGCGGCGGCACGTTACCACTTGGTCTTCAAACAAGGCAACGCCACCCAGGCAGCCGACACACAGGCAGCGCCCACCCCGCGCCAAGCACCGCAGCCGCAAGACGTACAGGCCACCGTCATCAACAATCCGACTGTATTGGTCAGCACGCCCGTGCGTACCGGCCAGCAGGTGTACGCTGAAAACGGCGACCTCATCGTTACCGGCATCGTCAGCCAAGGTGCAGAACTTATCGCCGACGGCAACATCCATATTTACGCCCCCATGCGCGGCAGAGCGTTGGCCGGAGCAAAAGGCAACACCAACGCGCGCATCTTCATCCATTCCATGCAGGCCGAGTTAGTCTCCGTTGCCGGCATCTACCGCAACTTCGAGCAAGACCTGCCCGAGCATCTGCACAAAAAACCCGTACAAGTATCATTGCAAGACAACCGACTGGTTATCAGCGCAATCGACGCCGAATAA
- a CDS encoding TerC family protein, translating to MTQYPSVGSPMFYGIFFIAVLIMIAIDMVSLKKNGVHKVSIKEALAWSGIWVAVSCAFAGWLYFELAGNPAYGAAVAKEKVLEFFTGYVLEKSLAVDNIFVFLMIFGYFKVEPKFQHRVLLYGVFGAIVLRAIMIFIGAALVQQFEWILYLFGAFLLYTGIHMMKPESEEEEDLSQNKILTLLKKVIPTSPQFDGEKFFTIENGKRIATPLLLVLIMIELSDVIFAVDSIPAIFAVTTDPFIVLTSNIFAILGLRAMYFLLADFAERFIFLKYGLAFVLSFIGIKMLIMHWVHIPISISLSVVFGALGASILTSLVYTRQQEKK from the coding sequence ATGACCCAATACCCGTCCGTCGGCTCGCCGATGTTTTACGGCATCTTCTTTATTGCCGTCTTAATCATGATCGCCATCGATATGGTGTCGCTGAAAAAAAATGGCGTCCACAAAGTCAGCATTAAAGAAGCCCTCGCTTGGAGTGGCATTTGGGTGGCCGTATCCTGCGCATTTGCCGGCTGGCTCTATTTCGAACTGGCGGGCAACCCGGCTTACGGTGCCGCTGTCGCCAAAGAAAAAGTCCTCGAATTCTTCACCGGCTATGTGCTCGAAAAATCCCTTGCCGTCGACAACATCTTCGTTTTCCTGATGATTTTCGGCTACTTCAAAGTCGAACCCAAATTCCAACACCGCGTCTTGCTCTATGGCGTATTCGGCGCCATCGTCCTGCGCGCCATCATGATTTTCATCGGCGCGGCACTGGTACAGCAATTTGAATGGATTCTTTACCTTTTCGGTGCATTCCTGCTCTATACCGGCATCCACATGATGAAACCCGAATCGGAAGAAGAGGAAGACCTTTCCCAAAACAAAATCCTGACCCTGCTCAAAAAAGTCATCCCGACCAGCCCACAGTTTGACGGTGAAAAATTCTTTACCATTGAAAACGGCAAACGCATCGCTACGCCGCTTTTACTGGTATTGATTATGATCGAATTGAGCGACGTCATCTTCGCCGTGGACAGCATTCCCGCTATTTTTGCCGTCACCACCGACCCGTTCATCGTCCTTACCTCCAACATTTTTGCCATTTTAGGCCTGCGTGCCATGTACTTTTTGCTGGCGGATTTTGCCGAACGCTTTATCTTCCTCAAATACGGCTTGGCCTTCGTGTTAAGTTTTATCGGTATCAAGATGCTGATTATGCACTGGGTGCATATCCCGATTTCCATTTCCCTATCCGTCGTCTTCGGCGCACTGGGCGCATCCATCCTGACTTCTTTGGTGTACACGCGTCAGCAAGAAAAAAAATAA
- a CDS encoding FAD-binding domain-containing protein — MKSAHVLVWFRRNLRLHDNAALNAAVASGLPIACVWVNQRPSENHNPRQSLFHYQAAQELHTRLAAHHIPLYAVASDEDLLPLAATLHAHTIITDEAYTEAEIRQDNLLWHNLDRAGIALQHANDRGILAKAPLMDANGLPYTDFTAYKQAWLQAYSEQRPSETELPVQTGQNVPLFPAHTGAVLPAYQQGGETAALTQWHAFKQNLVHYPITQNFPARKNTSLLNAYLSAGCISPRLLAAESLANRHFEWLDKLIFRDYCYQLAYHRRLPETTDAAPVREYWRNGRTGVPVIDASIRSLEATGHLHPVLQQLCAHYFCHALNLDPNQGIAWTASVQTGTDPALNQANWHLAAQDTATVRYAHRSHQIDPDGSYIRSYLPELAHLPSTLIHTPWAAADDIDTHGYPFPKAV, encoded by the coding sequence ATGAAATCTGCCCACGTCCTTGTCTGGTTCCGCCGCAACCTCCGCCTGCACGACAATGCCGCGCTTAATGCCGCCGTTGCAAGCGGTTTGCCCATCGCCTGCGTCTGGGTCAACCAAAGGCCGTCTGAAAACCACAATCCGCGTCAAAGCCTGTTCCATTATCAAGCCGCGCAAGAGCTGCATACCCGTCTGGCGGCACACCATATTCCTTTATATGCCGTCGCTTCCGACGAAGACCTCCTCCCCTTGGCCGCTACGCTCCATGCCCATACCATCATCACAGACGAAGCCTACACCGAAGCCGAAATCCGCCAAGACAACCTCCTCTGGCACAATCTCGACCGCGCAGGCATTGCCCTGCAACACGCCAACGACCGCGGTATCTTGGCTAAAGCCCCCCTCATGGATGCCAACGGCCTGCCCTACACCGATTTTACCGCCTATAAACAAGCATGGTTGCAGGCTTATTCAGAACAAAGGCCGTCTGAAACCGAATTGCCTGTTCAAACTGGGCAAAACGTTCCACTGTTTCCAGCCCATACCGGCGCAGTATTGCCTGCCTATCAACAGGGCGGCGAAACCGCGGCCTTAACGCAATGGCACGCGTTCAAACAGAATTTGGTTCACTACCCGATTACCCAAAACTTTCCGGCACGAAAAAACACCAGCCTCCTCAATGCCTACCTGTCCGCAGGCTGCATTTCACCGCGCCTGCTGGCCGCCGAAAGCTTGGCAAACCGACATTTCGAGTGGCTGGACAAGCTTATTTTCCGCGACTACTGCTACCAGCTCGCCTACCACCGCCGACTACCCGAAACAACCGATGCCGCCCCGGTGCGCGAATACTGGCGCAACGGCCGAACCGGCGTACCCGTCATCGACGCCTCCATCCGCAGCCTCGAAGCCACCGGCCACTTACACCCCGTTCTCCAGCAGCTGTGCGCCCACTATTTCTGCCACGCCCTCAACCTCGACCCCAACCAAGGCATCGCGTGGACAGCCTCCGTCCAAACCGGCACCGACCCCGCGCTCAACCAAGCCAACTGGCACCTTGCCGCCCAAGACACAGCCACCGTCCGCTATGCCCACCGTTCGCACCAAATCGACCCCGACGGCAGCTACATCCGCAGTTACCTCCCCGAATTGGCACACCTGCCGTCCACCCTCATCCACACCCCGTGGGCGGCCGCCGATGACATCGACACACACGGCTACCCCTTCCCCAAGGCCGTCTGA